The following proteins are encoded in a genomic region of Diabrotica virgifera virgifera chromosome 1, PGI_DIABVI_V3a:
- the LOC126890619 gene encoding uncharacterized protein LOC126890619 isoform X2: MSRVCRVLFVLFVNSVINTDASKCGDVHLTVSPRDAFLEMNWVTTCEGATNVPDEIILSRKNMESSDEDHGIILRIKPSDYPSGYLKTTAKFGQPYLPGGWDLEDEKTSRAPGPHCFAYWIASSHNNDVIHSRCLAVQPTWMTDNRNILGTRNIEDLMIPGTHNSGANTAGGTFQEKFILNQDRDIWTQLVFGIRFFLNHDKFKIQEVRPLFRQIRKFLEASPDEIVILDFHRFPHPSQFPPHLHTQFIEIVNEDLGDLAVPVFNGRKGPTLNEIWATNKSLIVAYNNQQVVEAARDLNLVDRKPWLWYPLSQFWADTKSLPKLKKYMETSIAEHAQTRRTNPLWSLMAELTPQPIDIVFNTYNLRKLAQDTNREITKWFRDEFGKDSNIVATDYFLGNDIIDVAIEINTKGNRSKVISR, from the exons ATGCCTCGAAATGTGGAGATGTACATCTCACAGTTTCACCAAGAGACGCATTTTTGGAGATGAACTGGGTGACGACGTGTGAAGGTGCGACAAATGTTCCGGATGAAATTATATTATCTAGAAAAAATATGGAATCAAGTGAC GAGGATCATGGCATCATATTGAGGATAAAACCAAGTGATTATCCTTCTGGGTATTTAAAAACCACTGCAAAATTCGGTCAACCGTATCTGCCGGGAGGATGGGACTTGGAAGACGAAAAAACATCCAGAGCTCCCGGTCCTCACTGTTTCGCCTACTGGATAGCTTCTTCCCATAATAATGACGTTATACATTCAAGATGCCTTGCCGTTCAGCCAACATGGATGACCGACAATAG AAACATATTAGGAACTCGAAATATCGAAGATTTAATGATACCAGGGACTCATAACTCAGGAGCAAATACTGCCGGAGGAACATTTCAAGAGAAGTTCATTTTGAATCAAGATCGTGACATATGGACTCAATTAGTTTTTGGAATTAG ATTTTTCCTAAACCACGACAAATTCAAAATCCAGGAAGTCCGACCGCTATTCCGACAGATTCGAAAATTCTTGGAAGCTTCACCGGATGAGATCGTGATTTTGGATTTCCACAGGTTTCCCCACCCCTCCCAGTTCCCACCTCATTTGCATACTCAATTCATCGAAATTGTGAATGAAGATCTGGGAGATTTGGCGGTACCTGTGTTCAATGGACGCAAGGGACCGACGTTAAACGAGATCTGGGCTACTAATAAGAGTTTGATTGTTGCTTATAATAATCAGCAGGTTGTGGAAGCTGCAAGAGATCTTAATTTGGTCgata GAAAACCCTGGCTATGGTATCCCCTTTCCCAATTTTGGGCAGATACCAAGTCTCTGCCAAAACTGAAGAAATATATGGAGACGTCCATTGCAGAACATGCTCAAACCAGACGCACTAATCCCTTGTGGTCACTGATGGCAGAACTAACTCCCCAACCAATCGACATCGTTTTTAACACATACAATTTAAGAAAACTGGCTCAAGATACTAACAGAGAAATTACTAAATGGTTTAGAGACGAATTTGGTAAAGATAGCAATATCGTAGCTACTGATTATTTCTTGGGTAATGACATTATTGACGTTGCTATAGAAATTAACACCAAAGGCAACCGTAGCAAAGTTATATCTAGGTAG
- the LOC126890619 gene encoding uncharacterized protein LOC126890619 isoform X1, with amino-acid sequence MSRVCRVLFVLFVNSVINTDASKCGDVHLTVSPRDAFLEMNWVTTCEGATNVPDEIILSRKNMESSDEDHGIILRIKPSDYPSGYLKTTAKFGQPYLPGGWDLEDEKTSRAPGPHCFAYWIASSHNNDVIHSRCLAVQPTWMTDNRNILGTRNIEDLMIPGTHNSGANTAGGTFQEKFILNQDRDIWTQLVFGIRYLDFRIGYYGAEGFFLNHDKFKIQEVRPLFRQIRKFLEASPDEIVILDFHRFPHPSQFPPHLHTQFIEIVNEDLGDLAVPVFNGRKGPTLNEIWATNKSLIVAYNNQQVVEAARDLNLVDRKPWLWYPLSQFWADTKSLPKLKKYMETSIAEHAQTRRTNPLWSLMAELTPQPIDIVFNTYNLRKLAQDTNREITKWFRDEFGKDSNIVATDYFLGNDIIDVAIEINTKGNRSKVISR; translated from the exons ATGCCTCGAAATGTGGAGATGTACATCTCACAGTTTCACCAAGAGACGCATTTTTGGAGATGAACTGGGTGACGACGTGTGAAGGTGCGACAAATGTTCCGGATGAAATTATATTATCTAGAAAAAATATGGAATCAAGTGAC GAGGATCATGGCATCATATTGAGGATAAAACCAAGTGATTATCCTTCTGGGTATTTAAAAACCACTGCAAAATTCGGTCAACCGTATCTGCCGGGAGGATGGGACTTGGAAGACGAAAAAACATCCAGAGCTCCCGGTCCTCACTGTTTCGCCTACTGGATAGCTTCTTCCCATAATAATGACGTTATACATTCAAGATGCCTTGCCGTTCAGCCAACATGGATGACCGACAATAG AAACATATTAGGAACTCGAAATATCGAAGATTTAATGATACCAGGGACTCATAACTCAGGAGCAAATACTGCCGGAGGAACATTTCAAGAGAAGTTCATTTTGAATCAAGATCGTGACATATGGACTCAATTAGTTTTTGGAATTAGGTATTTGGATTTCAGGATAGGATACTATGGAGCTGAAGG ATTTTTCCTAAACCACGACAAATTCAAAATCCAGGAAGTCCGACCGCTATTCCGACAGATTCGAAAATTCTTGGAAGCTTCACCGGATGAGATCGTGATTTTGGATTTCCACAGGTTTCCCCACCCCTCCCAGTTCCCACCTCATTTGCATACTCAATTCATCGAAATTGTGAATGAAGATCTGGGAGATTTGGCGGTACCTGTGTTCAATGGACGCAAGGGACCGACGTTAAACGAGATCTGGGCTACTAATAAGAGTTTGATTGTTGCTTATAATAATCAGCAGGTTGTGGAAGCTGCAAGAGATCTTAATTTGGTCgata GAAAACCCTGGCTATGGTATCCCCTTTCCCAATTTTGGGCAGATACCAAGTCTCTGCCAAAACTGAAGAAATATATGGAGACGTCCATTGCAGAACATGCTCAAACCAGACGCACTAATCCCTTGTGGTCACTGATGGCAGAACTAACTCCCCAACCAATCGACATCGTTTTTAACACATACAATTTAAGAAAACTGGCTCAAGATACTAACAGAGAAATTACTAAATGGTTTAGAGACGAATTTGGTAAAGATAGCAATATCGTAGCTACTGATTATTTCTTGGGTAATGACATTATTGACGTTGCTATAGAAATTAACACCAAAGGCAACCGTAGCAAAGTTATATCTAGGTAG